CCGGCAATACGTAAGAAGAAATCACGTAGGCGATCACTGATCCGATAATAGTGTCGATTACCCGATCTTCCAGTACGGATTGAATATGGTTTGGATTCAAAAAATTGAAAGAAAGTATGACGTAAAGCGTAATGGAAGTTGAGGCGATGAAATAGTTGATTTTCAAAAAACTATAAGCCAAGATCATGGCAAGCATCATGAAGATAAAAAGCGCAGTACTGTCCTTGATCAGATATAGCATCAGAAAGCCGGTCGCTACTCCGAGCAACGTACCTCCGATCCTGTGAATGTTCCGCTTTTTGGTGATACTGAATGCAGGTTTCAATATCACAACAATGGTCAGCAATATCCAGTAACCATGTCCGAGCTCGAAAAAAAGAGAGGCTATATATCCGACCAGTAATCCAAGTGTGACCCGTACCGCATGCCGGAAATGACTTGATTTGAGCGAAAGGTTATCAAGTAAAATCCGCGGATGGTATTCCTGTTTGGGGATAAAATTATCTCCCTCGACATTCAAAGAATATCCTTTTCCTACCTCCGCATCGTAGGTAGTGGCGCGGTGCATTTTCTTCACGCGCTCGGTCACGTCCTGTAAGCTGTTGAGGATCTGACGCAGCATGATAAAATCCTCCATATTTTCATGCGTCATTTTGTATTCACGCATCCGCTCAAATGCTTTCTGACATTTGTTGAATGCTTCGTCCAGATCTCGGCGCGGGTGGGAGGCGAAGCCGCTTTGAACTGCTATTCCAATCGTCTGGATCTCTTCCGCCAGCCAGGTAATATATGTTCCGAAAAGCCGGAGCACTTTGGTGTCGTCAAATGCCCGGTGCAGGTTCGAATAGTTTTGCTGAGAATTGAGTATGCGTTCAAAAAGGTCAATGCTGTCAAGGAACATCAGCATCAGGATCCGACTTTTATTGGTCGATTCTGTTACTATCTCACGGGTTTTAAAAAGTATCTCTCTCAGATTTTCATGATTCTCTCTCAAAAGAACCTGCTGGCGTACCATTCTGTTAAACAGTTCGTCATAATCGGGGTTCGCGAAATAATAGTCGGCTTTAATGGACAGCAATTTGCCCAGCTCAATAAAATTTTCTCCCAAAAGCTGCTGGATCAGTTTGTAGGGCAGCAGTTTTTGAAGGATCATAAAAAGTGCGAAATACCATATCCCGCCAGCTGCGAATATCGCAGCAGTACGCAGGACCATATTACCACTGAGGTGATCGTCGATATTAAATACGAACACGAGCAAGGCGATCAATCCAATGCTGTTCACCCGGTTACCGTACACGCCGACCAGGGAGAAAAGCATTCCAAAAACGATGATTTCAATGAAGATGACGAAGTGCAGGTGTCGCAGAAACCCGGTAATGCAGGCGACTACAAAACAGGTAGCAATCGCAACGAGCAATGCATTACGCCTGCGATGATAGGGGCCGGGATTATCCGTCGCCCCGATGATCAGCGTTCCCAGCGGAAATGCAATCATGTCGCTGAGGATGCCGTAATGTTGGAAGATTAGACTTGGTATGATCGCGCCCAGGGTCAGGCGCACTCCCGTCGACAGGTTATGACTAAAAATGAATTTTTTAAATTCGTCGAGGTAATTCATATTATTCTATAAAAATGCCCTTATCGTTAACTGAGGCATATTTTAATTGACTATTGATGAAGTGTTGCAATTAATTTAACAATGATTCTTTATTTTTTACCGCAGTATTTTTTAGCAACATAGACCTGCTTATTTGTACTTGGATCAACCCAAAAACATTTTCCGAGCTTCGTCTGGTAATACATATTGCCGTTAATGGCCATTCCTGTTGCTTTCGCCCGCTTAAACGGATCGTTCGGTTCGCACCCGGTCAATATACCGACAAGTACAAGAAGTAAAAGTTTCGTTTGCATTACCTTATAGGGTCTGTCTAGCAATTACAGCAACAATATCAAAAAATATGGCAACAGGTGAAAATCCATTCGATTTATTGCTAATTGCCATCTACGAAAAAAGGGGCTTTTGGCCCCTGATCTCCACTTTACTTTTCTGTTGATTAAAACATGGCAATTTGAAATCTGATCCGTTTTGTAGTTGCAACCCATTTGCTTGCCCGGCAGGTCGGTAACTTCTCCTGCGCCCGCAGTTTGTCTCAGCTCATTAAAGAATCACCTGGCCCACACTTTTGATAGTCTCCGCCATTACTCGACAACCAGGCGGTGCTCTCGCAATAGTCCCCGTTCTTCAACGGTAATGATGTAAACACCCGCCGGTAGTTGGGCTCTCGTTTTCAGCAGCAGGTTACCGCCCTGAACGCCCTTCTTTTGCAAGGGAAAAGAGCCACCGTCCACATGATAGAAGCCCACCTTCGCCGTTTCAGGTTCGTCCAGGCGAAGCGTAAACTCATCACCGCCAACCACCGGGTTGGGGTATACCCCATAGGGTTCATCGCGGATGACCACTGATATGGCCGGGTATACCGTCTTCTTGCCGCTCAGGTCAGTCTGAGTAAGCCGGTAGTAGCTGGTGCCCTGGTAAGGCAACTGGTCGATGAGCTGGTAATCCTTGCGGGTGCTGCTGTTGGCCGATAGCTCCCCCACCTGGCCCACTTTTTCAAACGCGCGCAGGTCCTTACTGCGCTCAATGAGAAACCCGCCGTTGTCCGATTCAATGGCGGTGGACCAGTTCAGGATCACCTTACGGTTGGGCTGGGCCTTGGCCGTAAAGGAAATCAGGCTGACCGGCAGTGGATCAGCACTGCACACCGATAACCCGCCCGCGGTAGCGACATAAA
This Dyadobacter sp. UC 10 DNA region includes the following protein-coding sequences:
- a CDS encoding FUSC family protein, with protein sequence MNYLDEFKKFIFSHNLSTGVRLTLGAIIPSLIFQHYGILSDMIAFPLGTLIIGATDNPGPYHRRRNALLVAIATCFVVACITGFLRHLHFVIFIEIIVFGMLFSLVGVYGNRVNSIGLIALLVFVFNIDDHLSGNMVLRTAAIFAAGGIWYFALFMILQKLLPYKLIQQLLGENFIELGKLLSIKADYYFANPDYDELFNRMVRQQVLLRENHENLREILFKTREIVTESTNKSRILMLMFLDSIDLFERILNSQQNYSNLHRAFDDTKVLRLFGTYITWLAEEIQTIGIAVQSGFASHPRRDLDEAFNKCQKAFERMREYKMTHENMEDFIMLRQILNSLQDVTERVKKMHRATTYDAEVGKGYSLNVEGDNFIPKQEYHPRILLDNLSLKSSHFRHAVRVTLGLLVGYIASLFFELGHGYWILLTIVVILKPAFSITKKRNIHRIGGTLLGVATGFLMLYLIKDSTALFIFMMLAMILAYSFLKINYFIASTSITLYVILSFNFLNPNHIQSVLEDRVIDTIIGSVIAYVISSYVLPVWEHSQINQYIKDALDANRRYFDLVAAKFTGKQLNINDLKISRKDAIIAMANLSDNFQKMLSEPKRQQLNMEEYHQFVATSHMLTSYIASLSTYAQMLDYSEFSMEFELMIRQIDRQLLAAADVIEGKASNSFEIARESLPQNQKLIELLAQRKKEIKELGIEKADQSPSRKRLSDLKTINGLFELISTITIDEIKILQKIKAASV